A region from the Bradyrhizobium erythrophlei genome encodes:
- a CDS encoding ABC transporter ATP-binding protein: MASVELRGLTKRFGSLAVVDDVSLRIDHGQLVCLLGPSGCGKTTTLRLIAGFLEPSDGEIHVGDRVVSSRARTLPPEQRKMSMIFQSYALWPHMTVAENIVYGLRLRKLDRDTIAKKLAAILATTKLEILAQRYPGELSGGQQQRVALARALIVEPQTLLLDEPLSNLDANLREEMRFEIRRLHDEYRYTTVYVTHDQSEAMTTADLIAVMNGGRIDQLGTPEDIYDRPQSEFVARFIGASNVIAGTARDGNHVAFAGAILQVVGATLDPGQKAIVAIRQHDIQLSTQPPPAPGNAVKARVTRQVFLGANRDYMVETPDGTTLRVVTPIDNAVPVGTEVWLYLPPERCRALSR, translated from the coding sequence TTGGCGTCCGTTGAATTGCGCGGCTTAACCAAGCGATTTGGATCGCTTGCGGTGGTCGATGATGTATCTTTGCGGATCGATCATGGGCAGCTGGTCTGCCTGCTCGGGCCCTCCGGCTGCGGCAAGACCACCACGCTGCGGCTGATCGCGGGGTTCCTCGAACCTTCCGACGGCGAGATCCATGTCGGCGACCGCGTAGTGTCGTCGCGCGCGCGCACGCTGCCGCCCGAACAGCGCAAGATGTCGATGATCTTCCAGAGCTACGCGCTGTGGCCGCATATGACGGTGGCGGAAAACATCGTCTATGGCTTGCGCCTGCGCAAACTCGACCGCGACACCATCGCGAAGAAGCTCGCGGCAATCCTGGCCACCACAAAACTCGAGATTCTCGCGCAGCGCTATCCCGGCGAATTGTCCGGCGGCCAGCAGCAGCGGGTGGCGCTGGCGCGCGCGCTGATCGTCGAGCCGCAGACGCTCCTGCTCGACGAACCCCTGTCCAACCTCGACGCCAATCTGCGCGAGGAGATGCGGTTCGAGATCCGCCGCCTGCACGACGAATATCGCTACACCACGGTCTATGTCACCCACGACCAGTCCGAGGCCATGACCACCGCCGATCTGATCGCGGTGATGAACGGCGGCAGGATCGACCAGCTCGGCACGCCGGAAGACATCTATGACCGGCCGCAGTCGGAATTCGTCGCACGCTTCATCGGCGCCAGCAATGTGATCGCCGGCACCGCCCGTGACGGCAATCATGTCGCGTTCGCCGGCGCGATCCTGCAGGTGGTGGGCGCGACACTCGATCCCGGCCAGAAAGCCATCGTCGCCATCCGCCAGCACGACATCCAGCTTTCGACGCAGCCGCCGCCCGCGCCCGGCAATGCGGTCAAGGCCAGGGTGACGCGCCAGGTGTTTCTCGGCGCCAACCGCGACTACATGGTCGAAACTCCTGACGGTACGACCTTGCGGGTGGTCACCCCGATCGATAACGCCGTGCCCGTGGGCACGGAGGTCTGGCTTTATCTTCCGCCCGAACGCTGCCGCGCGCTGAGCCGGTGA
- a CDS encoding pyridoxal-phosphate-dependent aminotransferase family protein, with the protein MTVRAGREFLAIPGPTTMPDEVLRAMHRPALDIYSDQMIELSDSLHRDLSKLFATKSRSYVYIANGHGAWEAVLTNVLSRGDKILVLESGRFAIGWGDAAAAMGVEVEVLKGDWRRAIRPAEVEARLRQDKEHSIKAILAVQVDTASGAYNDIEAIGKAIRAAGHPALFMVDAVASLGCMPFEMDAWGIDVAMSGSQKGLMTPPGLGFVAANDRARKVHKTAGLRTPYWDWTEREGSEHYRKYAGTAPVHLLFALRQAVDMLFEEKLENVFLRHRLLGEAVRRAVAVWAEGQVLGFNIAEASERSNTVTTVVMNGHDPVELHKYCKEKCGVVLGVGIGDLQGQAFRIAHMGHVNAPMILGTLGVIEVGLNALQIPHGNGGTEAAIDWLGESVSA; encoded by the coding sequence ATGACCGTTCGCGCGGGCCGGGAATTCCTGGCGATCCCCGGTCCCACCACGATGCCCGACGAGGTGCTGCGGGCGATGCATCGTCCGGCGCTGGACATCTATTCCGACCAGATGATCGAGCTGAGCGACAGCCTGCATCGCGACCTGTCGAAACTGTTCGCCACCAAAAGCCGATCCTATGTCTATATCGCCAACGGCCATGGCGCCTGGGAAGCGGTGCTCACCAACGTGCTGTCGCGCGGCGACAAGATCCTGGTGCTGGAGAGCGGCCGGTTCGCGATCGGCTGGGGCGACGCCGCCGCCGCGATGGGCGTCGAGGTCGAGGTGCTGAAGGGCGACTGGCGCCGCGCCATCCGTCCCGCCGAGGTCGAAGCACGCCTGCGGCAGGACAAGGAGCACAGCATCAAGGCGATCCTCGCGGTGCAGGTCGACACCGCCTCGGGCGCCTATAACGACATCGAAGCCATCGGCAAGGCGATCAGGGCCGCCGGCCACCCGGCGTTGTTCATGGTCGATGCGGTGGCATCGCTGGGCTGCATGCCGTTCGAGATGGACGCCTGGGGCATCGACGTCGCGATGTCCGGTTCGCAGAAGGGCCTGATGACCCCGCCGGGCCTCGGCTTTGTTGCCGCCAACGATCGCGCGCGCAAGGTGCACAAGACCGCCGGACTGCGGACGCCCTATTGGGATTGGACCGAGCGCGAGGGCTCCGAGCACTACCGCAAATATGCCGGCACTGCGCCGGTGCATCTGTTGTTCGCGCTGCGCCAGGCGGTCGACATGCTGTTCGAGGAGAAACTCGAAAACGTGTTCCTGCGCCATCGCCTGCTCGGCGAAGCGGTGCGCCGCGCAGTCGCGGTCTGGGCCGAGGGCCAGGTGCTCGGCTTCAATATCGCGGAAGCGAGCGAACGCTCCAACACCGTCACAACCGTGGTCATGAACGGCCACGACCCGGTGGAGCTGCATAAATACTGCAAGGAAAAATGCGGCGTGGTGCTGGGCGTCGGGATCGGCGATTTGCAGGGCCAGGCGTTCCGGATCGCCCATATGGGGCACGTCAACGCGCCGATGATCTTAGGCACACTCGGTGTCATCGAAGTCGGCCTCAACGCGCTTCAAATCCCCCATGGCAACGGCGGCACCGAAGCCGCGATCGACTGGCTCGGCGAAAGCGTGAGTGCGTAA